One Algoriphagus sp. Y33 genomic window, ACCGCTTTCGCCTTCCACCCCTCTCTTCGGTAGCACCTCCCATATAGGATTTCAAAAAACCCTTTTCTTCCAATCTGTTCAAAACTGTATGAATTGCAGAAATATTGACTTTCCTACCCGTTTGATTTTTGATCTCTTCCAATACAGCGACTCCATAAGCCTCTTGATCCAAGATCCCTACTGTCAGTAGAATCAATTCTTCTAATTCTCCCAAATGATACCCTTTCATAAGTCCCTTTATTATATTTACAAATATAAATGTAATACATTATTTTCATATTTGTAAAACAAATGAAAGGCAAAATTTCAAGGCTATTTTCTTTGAGCCTGACTGGCAACAAAAGTTCCTCCATCGAAGATCTAATCCGGATCATACCCGCCAGCAGTTTTACACTCACCACCAAAGATTAATAGAAGGATAAACAAACACGGGAAAAATTTCATAGTGAATAACCTATCTTGGGGAATTGAATGTTGACTTTTCAAAAGTCATATACTCAAAATAATGTAGTTTATCCACGTTTGCCTATCAATCCATTTCCCATGTCAGTCCATACCATCCTCGGTGCCAATGGCAACATAGCCAAAATCGTATCTGCAGAACTCGGCAGTTCAGGAATAGCCATACGTCAGTTCAGCCGAACTCCCAAAAAAGTAAACCCAACAGATGAACTGATTTCCGGTGACTTGTTGGATGCTAGTGCTGTGGCTGAAGCAGTAAAAGGCTCAGCCATAGTATTTCTATTGGCTGGTATTCAATACAAATCAGCTGTTTGGGAAAGAGACTGGCCTATTATCATGAGGAATACGCTGGATGCATGCATTGTTCACGGAGCCAAACTGGTATTTTTTGATAATATGTACGCCTGCGATCCCGACCATATTAGTCATCTTACCGAAGAAACCCCGCTCAATCCAAAAAGCAGAAAGGGGAAAGCAAGAAAGCAAATCTTGGATATGCTATGGGCTGAGGTGAAAAGCGGAAAAATTTCCGCTATTGTGGCCAGAGCCCCGGATTTTTATGGCCCCGATGCCAGCAATTCCGTGTTGGATGAACTGGTAATCAAACGAATGAAAGCCGGTAAAAACGCACAATGGCTCTATTCAGGAGATAAAAAACATTCCTTCATCTATATACCTGATGCAGGTAAAGCTACGGCATTTTTGGCCTTGCAGGAAGATTCCTGGAACCAAACATGGAATTTGCCCACCGATGATTCCTATCCTTCGGTAAAAGAAATTGTAGAAATGACCAATCAACAACTTGGCACCAAGCTCAAATTGCAAGTGATGCCGGCTTGGCTAGTCAGTATCCTTGGGCTTTTTATGCCGGTGATGAAAGAAATCGCCGAACTTCGCTACCAAACAGATTCAGACTACTGCTTTGATTCTTCGAAAATTGATAAAGCCTACGGACTCAAGCCTACAAAGATGAAGGAGGGATTAAGGGAGTGCTTGAAAAGCTAGTGCTATTCATTCGTTAATTTCAATTTATATAGAATGATCCCATCGTCCTCTGTTTCAGATAAGCCGGCGACTTTGGACACGACCAATTCTCTTTCATTATTCACTACCATCGGGTAATTGCTGGTAATAGGAAAAGGTACATTTGTGGCTAATTGATTAAAGTCCTTGTCGAAAATTGCGGCGTAATAAGGATCTTTTTTGAGTGCCCCCACCCCATATCTGGTGGATGGATCAAGCTGAGCTAACTCTTCTTCTGAAATTCCGCTGTGATAGATAACTAAATAATAGTCTCCTACTGCAAATATATTACCCAGATTTCCAGGTCTAATTTTCCTGATTTCTTCAAAAAACTTCTCAGGCTTATCCATTGGCACAGGTGTATAGCCTACCCAATCCGGGATAGTAACCTCTACAGTCTTTGAATAGACAAACTGATCTTCTTCCTTATTGTACACATAAAATTTTGGCTCAATTCCGATACTGAGAAGCAACTTATCCTTATCAATAGTATAAACAGGCATAAGAAACCCGTGAACTTGATTATCGAATACTTCGGAGGTTTCAGGTAATCTGAGTGCGCTTAAGGTATCTCCGGTGGTTTTATCCTGAGATTCAATGATCGGAAGATCATACATAAGCTGAAACATATTTTCTTCTGCATGATTGGCCATCAATGAATTTGGAACTGGCTTTGGATAATAGATTTTATTACCCGATTCGAACAAGCCCAGCTTTGGATTGGGAAGAAAAACATCATAGTCATAGGGCAAAGTGATTTCGCCAATTTTGGTAGAATCCTGAAATCTGAAGTAGCCCTTTTGAAAATCAAAGATAGTCACGTCTCCATTAAAATACCCAAGACTTACTGCACGGCCCACTACATCTATTCCGTCCCGATTGAATTCATTGTGATTTAAAATCTTACCCTGCCAATCTACTTCAAGATATTCCCTAGGCTCTTCTGTAGCAAGCAAATACTTCTCGGTCTTTGGTTCATAGTCCAGCAATTTCATTTCCCCAAGATGATCTATCTCCACCGAATCAGTGATTTTTAAAGAAAAAGTGATTGGTGCGTTCCCCGATTGAGTTTTTTCTGCGCAGGAAAAAAAGCTACATAACAGAACAAGGATTGTTATTTGGTTGAAAGGACTTTTCATATGGGAGTTTGGGTTAAAGTAAAAATCTGATTTAATATGCTAATAATAAATTACTTAAAAACATATCAATCCACTATTTCTGCGTCAATTTCAATTTGTAAAGAATAACCCCATCATCTTCTGTCTCGGACATACCTGCGACTTTGGAGACGACCAATTCTCCCTCCTTATTGACCACCATCGGGTAATTGCTTGTGCCGGGAAATGGGACATTTGTAGCCAACTGGTTGAAGTCCTTATCAAAAATCGCGGCATAGTTTGGATTCTTTTTCCGTCGGGCAAGCCCACCGTCATTTGGTTGGCCAAGTTCAGACATCTGCTCTGCTGAAATTCCTTTGTTATAGACAACCACATAATTATCTCCCACCTTAAAGAAGTTGGTCAAATTGCCTGACAATTTCTTTGAAAAACCTTCAAAAAATTGCTCTGCCTTATCCGCAGGGACTGGATCATAGTGAACCCAGCCGGGAATATCCACTTCAACAGTCCTTTCATAATCAAATTTATCACCTGACTGTTTGTAAACATAAAACCTCGGCTCAAGCCACATGCTCAACAGGAGGGTATTTTCAATTTTGGTATATACCGGTATAGGGAATCCATGTACTTGTCCATCTAATAGTTTGGAAGTTTCCGGTAATCTCACCACTCCTATGGTGTCCCGGGTAGTTTCATCAAGCGAACTGAGTACAGGAAGTCTGTACAACTTTCTATAAAAGTCTCCTTCATCCATATTCACCGCAAATGTCTCTGGCCAAAGTGATGGAAAATAAGTTTTGTCCTTATCTCTAAAAACTCCAAGCTTTGGGTAAAACATGAATATTTGGTAATTATATGGAATAGGGATTTCACCAACTTTGGAAGAATCCACAAATTGATAGTACCCACTGGTTTGCGT contains:
- a CDS encoding PadR family transcriptional regulator; translated protein: MKGYHLGELEELILLTVGILDQEAYGVAVLEEIKNQTGRKVNISAIHTVLNRLEEKGFLKSYMGGATEERGGRRKRLFTLSATGRSAIEEVKNLRNKLFDQLPPLALDFSHGY
- a CDS encoding NAD-dependent epimerase/dehydratase family protein, with the protein product MSVHTILGANGNIAKIVSAELGSSGIAIRQFSRTPKKVNPTDELISGDLLDASAVAEAVKGSAIVFLLAGIQYKSAVWERDWPIIMRNTLDACIVHGAKLVFFDNMYACDPDHISHLTEETPLNPKSRKGKARKQILDMLWAEVKSGKISAIVARAPDFYGPDASNSVLDELVIKRMKAGKNAQWLYSGDKKHSFIYIPDAGKATAFLALQEDSWNQTWNLPTDDSYPSVKEIVEMTNQQLGTKLKLQVMPAWLVSILGLFMPVMKEIAELRYQTDSDYCFDSSKIDKAYGLKPTKMKEGLRECLKS